The stretch of DNA AGCCGAGCGCGAACTGGAACAACTGCTGCTGGACGGCGTGCCGCTGCTCGACCCGCGCGTGGTCGAACTGAAAAAACTGATCCACCACCTGCACACCCGCCTGCTGGCGATCCCCTTCATCGATCCGTTCGACCTGCGCTACACCAACCGCATCAAGGTGCCCAAGCCGATGACGCAGGCGGTGATGTTCTGCATCATGGACGTGTCCGGTTCGATGGACGAGACGCGCAAGGACACCGCCAAGCGCTTCTTCATCCTGCTGTACCTGTTCCTCAAGCGCGTGTACGACAAGATCGAGGTGGTGTTCATCCGCCACCACACGGCGGCGGCCGAGGTCGATGAGGAAGAGTTCTTCCACTCGCGCGAGTCGGGCGGCACGGTGGTGTCGTCGGCGCTGCATTTGCTGGACAAGATCATCGACGAGCGCTACGGCGGCGGCAGCTACAACGCCTACGTGGCGCAAGCGTCGGACGGCGACAACTGGGACAACGATTCGGTGCTGTGCCGCCAGCTGCTGGTCAACACCATCATGCCCAAGGTCCAGTACTACACCTACGTCGAGATTACCGACGGCCCGCCGCAAAATCTGTGGGAACAGTATTCGCAGGTGCCGGATCACCACCAGCATTTCGCCATGCAGAAAATCGTCACGCCGGCCGATATCTATCCGGTGTTCCGTGAACTGTTCAAGAAGCAGCCGAAATAGTGGACCCCATCTATGAATGACATGACCGCCAAACCGCGTCACCCCAACGCCCTGCCCGAGCAGTCGGAATGGACCTTTGAGCTGATCGAACAGATTCACCAGGAAATCCGCCGCGTGGCCGAAGGCTTCGGGCTGGATACGTATCCGAACCAGCTGGAGATCATCACCGCCGAGCAGATGATGGACGCCTACACCTCGGTCGGCATGCCGGTGTCGTACAACCACTGGTCGTTCGGCAAGCATTTCCTCAGCACCGAGAAGGGCTACAAGCGCGGGCAAATGGGACTGGCGTACGAGATCGTCATCAACTCCAATCCCTGCATCGCCTACCTGATGGAGGAAAACAGCCTGACCATGCAGTCGTTGGTGATCGCGCATGCGGCCTATGGGCACAACTCCTTCTTCAAGGGCAATTACCTGTTCCGTACCTGGACCGATGCCGAGGCCATCGTCGATTACATGGTGTTCGCCAAGAACTACATCGCCGAGTGCGAACAGCGCCATGGCATCGACGCGGTCGAAACGCTGCTCGATTCCTGCCACGCGATCCAGAACTACGGCGTCGACCGCTACAAACGGCCGGCCAAGCTGTCGCTGATGGAAGAGCGCGCGCGGCAGAAGGAACGCGAAGCCTATGTGCAGTCGCAGCTCAACGACCTGTGGCGCACCTTGCCGCGCCGCGAGGAAGAAGAAACCGCCAAGGCCGCCAAGCGCTTTCCGGTCGAGCCGGAAGAAAATCTGCTGTACTTCATCGAGAAGTACGCGCCGCTGCTGGAACCGTGGCAGCGCGAGATGGTGCGGATCGTCCGCAAGATCTCCCAGTACTTTTACCCGCAGCGCCAGACCCAGGTGATGAACGAAGGCTGGGCCACCTTCTGGCATTACACCATCCTCAACCAGTTGTACGATGAGAGCGTGATCGGCGACGGCTTCATGATGGAGTTCCTCAAGAGCCATACCAACGTGGTGTACCAGCCGCCGGTCAACAGCCCGCATTACAGCGGCATCAACCCGTATGCACTGGGCTTTGCGATGATGACCGACATCCGGCGCATCTGCGAAAATCCGACCGATGAGGACCGCGAATGGTTCCCCGACATCGCCGGCAGCGACTGGCAAAAGACGCTCGATTTCGCCATGCGCAATTTCAAGGACGAGAGCTTCATCGCCCAGTATCTGTCGCCCAAGCTGATCCGTGAGTTCCACTTCTTCGCCGTGCTGGACGACGACAACAACGAGAAGCTCAACGTCTCGGCCATCCACGACGACAGCGGCTACCGATACGTGCGCCAGCAACTTGCGGAACAATATAATCTGGGTAACCGTGAGCCCAACATCCAGGTATGGTCGGTCAACACCCAGGACGACCGCGCGCTGACCTTGCGCCATACCCAGTTCCAGCGCCGTCCGCTGAACCAGCAGGCCGGCGAAGTGCTGAAGCATGTTGCACGCTTATGGGGCTTCGACGTCCATCTGGAAACAGTGGCGCCAAACGGCGAAGTCA from Duganella dendranthematis encodes:
- a CDS encoding YeaH/YhbH family protein → MTYLIDRRLQGKNKSAVNRERFLRRYKSQIKDAVGRAIKGRSITDVENGEKVSIPVKDVSEPSFGHAHGGVWEVVNPGNQEYLKGDQINRPKGGAGSGRGKAGNSDQMTEDDFIFELSREEFMNYFFEDLELPHMVKTQLTASTDFKNQRAGYNMSGTPSNIHVLRSLRGALGRRIAVGGGSRKRVAEAERELEQLLLDGVPLLDPRVVELKKLIHHLHTRLLAIPFIDPFDLRYTNRIKVPKPMTQAVMFCIMDVSGSMDETRKDTAKRFFILLYLFLKRVYDKIEVVFIRHHTAAAEVDEEEFFHSRESGGTVVSSALHLLDKIIDERYGGGSYNAYVAQASDGDNWDNDSVLCRQLLVNTIMPKVQYYTYVEITDGPPQNLWEQYSQVPDHHQHFAMQKIVTPADIYPVFRELFKKQPK
- a CDS encoding SpoVR family protein, whose protein sequence is MNDMTAKPRHPNALPEQSEWTFELIEQIHQEIRRVAEGFGLDTYPNQLEIITAEQMMDAYTSVGMPVSYNHWSFGKHFLSTEKGYKRGQMGLAYEIVINSNPCIAYLMEENSLTMQSLVIAHAAYGHNSFFKGNYLFRTWTDAEAIVDYMVFAKNYIAECEQRHGIDAVETLLDSCHAIQNYGVDRYKRPAKLSLMEERARQKEREAYVQSQLNDLWRTLPRREEEETAKAAKRFPVEPEENLLYFIEKYAPLLEPWQREMVRIVRKISQYFYPQRQTQVMNEGWATFWHYTILNQLYDESVIGDGFMMEFLKSHTNVVYQPPVNSPHYSGINPYALGFAMMTDIRRICENPTDEDREWFPDIAGSDWQKTLDFAMRNFKDESFIAQYLSPKLIREFHFFAVLDDDNNEKLNVSAIHDDSGYRYVRQQLAEQYNLGNREPNIQVWSVNTQDDRALTLRHTQFQRRPLNQQAGEVLKHVARLWGFDVHLETVAPNGEVISTLEVRREKRSRIP